The DNA sequence ACCCACCGCCAGGACAGCGTCTGGACGAGCCACCCACCCACCAGCGGGCCGAGCACCGTGGACACCCCGGCCCACGCCGACCAGATGCCGATGGCCCGGGCCCGGTCCTCGCGGGCGATCGTGCCCTGGACCAGCGCAAGGCTGCCGGGGGTGAGCAGCGCGCCGCCGACGCCCTGGAGGGCGCGGGCGGCCACGAGCTGGCCGGTGCTCTGCGCGAGCGCGCACGCGAGGGAGGCGACCGTGAACCAGACCACCCCGACGACGAAGACGCGTCGCCGGCCGTGACGGTCGCCGAGCGCGCCGCCCACGAGGATGAGCGAGGCGAGGGTGAGCATGTAGGCGTTGACGACCCACTGCAGGCCCTCGACCCCGGCGCCCAGCTCGAGGCCGACCTGCCGCAGCGCGACGTTGACCACCGTGCCGTCGAGGAAGGCCATCCCGGAGCCCAGCACGGCGGCGACGACGGTCCGGCGCCCGGGGTCCGAGCGCAGCGCGACGGTCTCGCCCACGTCCGCCATGGTCCCAGGTGCGGGGAGTGGGCGGAAGCGGGTGCCGGGGGTCCGTGTCGGGGTCAGGTGGTACGGATGGCCCATGACAAGCACCATCGGGGCCATCGCCGTCGACGCCCACGACCCGTCGCTCGTGGCCCGCTTCTGGGCCGCCGCCCTCGGGTGGGAGGTGGTGGAGTCCTCGCCCGAGATCGTGAGCATCGCCCCGGCCGGCGGCGGCGCGGGGATCGACGTCATCGCCGTGCCCGAGCCCAAGACGGTGAAGAACCGCCTCCACCTCGACCTGCGCGCCGACGGCACCACGCGGGCGGCGGAGGTCCAGCGGCTCCTCGCGCTCGGCGCCCGCCGGGCCGACGTGGGCCAGGGCCCGGACGTCTCCTGGGTCGTCCTCGCGGACCCGGAGGGCAACGAGTTCTGCGTCCTGTCCCGCTCGGTCCAGGACGTCGCCGCGGAGGAGCGCGGCGAGACCGCCCAGGACGCCGGCGACGCCGGGGACGGCGGTGTCACCGACCAGGGCTAGCCTGCCCGGGTGGAGGTCCTGCTCGCCGCCGACCTGGGCGGCACCCGCCTCACGGTCGTTCCGGACGGGCACGGACCGGTGCCGGTCGGCGGACCGGCGGTCCTCGACGCCGAGGGGCTCCCGGCCGCGGTGCGCGCCCTGGAGCGCGAGCGGCCCCGGTGGGTCTGGGCGGACACGGCCGCGACCTACCCGGCGCTGCTGCGCGCGGGCGTCCGGGTCGAGCGCTGTCACGACCTTCGGCTGTGCCACGCGATCCTGCGGGGAGCCGGGGCGCTGCCGTCCCAGGAGTCGCCGTGGGACGGCGTCGCCGCGACCGGGCCGGACCCCGACGCCGCCACCCTGTTCGACGACGCCGCCGCGGCGGTGGGCGTCGAGGAGGTCCTCGCCGAGCACCGTCGCCAGCAGGTCGCCCTCGCCGGGACCGACGGCTGCCTCCGGCTGCTCCTCGCTGCGGAGTCCGCCGGGGCGCTCGTCGCCGCCGAGATGACCCACGACGGGCTTCCCTTCGACCCCGCCCGCCACGACGAGATGCTCACCGCCGTCCTGGGCCCACGCCCCGGGCCGGGCGCCCGGCCCGCCAACCTTGAGGCGCTCGCCGGGCAGGTGCGGGAGCTCCTCGGCGCCCCGACCCTCAACCCGGACTCGCCCACCGACCTGCGCCACGCCCTGCGCGGGGCCGGCCTGGAGGTCCGCACCACCCGCAAGCACGAGCTCGCGGCCCTCGACCACCCCGCCGTCGCGCCGCTGCTGGAGTACAAGAGGCTCGCCCGCCTGCTCGCCGCGAACGGCTGGACGTGGATGGAGGCGTGGGTGGCTCCGCCCGACGCGCCCGGGCGCCGCGCACGGTTCCGGCCCGCGTACGTGCCCGGTGGCGTCGTCACGGGCCGGTGGGCGGCCCGTGGCGGCGGGGCGCTGCAGCTCCCGCACCAGGTGCGGGGCTCGGTGGTGGCCGACCCGGGCTGGCGCCTCGTGGTCGCCGACGCCGCCCAGCTCGAGCCGCGGGTGCTGGCCGCAATGTCGCGCGACGAGGCCATGGCCCGCGCCAGCCGCGCCGGTGACCTCTACCAGGCGCTCGTCGACGAGGGCGTGGCCGAGACGCGCGCCGGCGCCAAGGTGGCGATGCTCGGCGCGCTGTACGGGGCCACGACCGGTGAGGCCGGGCTGCTCATGCCCCGGCTCCAGCGCACCTACCCCCGCGCGACCCGGGTGGTGGAGGAGGCCGCGCGCTCCGGCGAGCGTGGCGACGTCGTGCGCACCTGGCTCGGGCGCACCTCTCCGGCCCCGCCCCCGCAGTGGCACCGCGTGCAGCGCCGGGCGAGCGAGGGCGACGCCGACGACGCCGACCGGCGCCGTGCCGGTGCCGTCGCCCGCGACTGGGGGCGCTTCACCCGCAACTTCGTCGTCCAGGGCACGGCCGCCGAGTGGGCGCTGGCCTGGCTGGCGGAGCTGCGGCTGCGGCTGCGGCGCATCGACGGCGGGGCCCCGCACCTCGTCTTCTTCCTCCACGACGAGGTGGTGGTGCACAGTCCCGAGGCCGCCGCGGACGAGGTCGCCGCGGCGGTGCGCGCCGCCGCGACCGCGGCCGGCCGGCTGCTGTTCGGGGACTTCCCGGTCGACTTCGCCCTGGACGTCACCGTCGTGGGCTCCTACGACGAGGCGGTCTGAGGGACGACGGCGACGCCGTCCGGGTCCATCCGCACCTGGACCTGGGCGCCGACCTCCGTGGCGGTGGTGACGGCGGTGGCCCGCTCGCCCCCGGGCAGGGCGACGTCGACCTCCGTGCGGCCGCGGACGAACCGGGTCGCGAGGACCGGGACCACGACGTCGTCGCCCCCGGCCCACCCCTCGCCGGTGACGACGTGGAGGGCGGCGGGACCCAGGCCGACCAGCACGTGACCGTGCGGGGCCGCGGGACCCGGGGCCTCACCGGGCGCGGCGGCGGGGAGCGGGACCTCGCCCAGCCCGGTCCGGACGACCGCGCCGCGGACCTGCCCGGGAAGGAAGGGTCCGTAGCCGAGGAACCCGGCCACCTCCTGGTTCACCGGCCGGCGCCACAGCCGGGCCGGGCGGTCCACCTGCACCAGGCGCCCGTCCACCATGACCGCCACCCGGTCGGCCACGGTGAAGGCCTCGTCGTGGTCGTGCGTGACGTACAGGGCGGTGGTGCCGGTGGCGCGGAGGATGTCGTGGAGCTCGCCGGTGAGCCGTTCGCGCAGGCCGCGGTCGAGCGCCGACAGCGGCTCGTCGAGCAGGAGCAGCGCCGGCGCGGGCGCGAGGGCGCGGGCCAGGGCCACACGCTGGGCCTGCCCGCCGGACAGGGTCGCCACCGACCGGTCGCCGTACCCGGCCAGGCCGACCAGCTCGAGGAGCTCGGCGACCCGCTCGGCGCGGCGGGCCCGCGGCAGGCCGTCGAGGCCGTAGCCGACGTTGCCCGCCACCGTGCGGTGCGGGAAGAGCTGGCCCTCCTGGAACATCAGGCCGAAGCCGCGCCGGTGGACCGGTACGCCCGTGACGTCCTGGCCGGCCCAGGTGATGTCACCGGCCGCCACGGGCTCGAGACCGGCCACGGCGCGCAGGAGGGACGACTTGCCCGACCCCGAAGGACCCAGGAGGGCCACGACCTCGCGGGCCGCGACGTCGAGGTCCACCGCGTCGACCGCCGTGGTGGCGACGTACCGCACCACCACCCCGCGCAGCCGCAGGCCGGTGGGATCGCCTTCGCCGTCCTTGCCCGTCACGACGGGGTCGCCACCGCCGTCCTCGGCCGTCACCACGGGGTCGCCTCCGCCGTGCGGAGCCGTTCGGCGAGCGCCATGACGGAGGCGGTGAGCACCGCCAGCACCACCGCCGCCGCCATGGCCATGCCGTAGCTCTCCGCGCCGGGGCGGCCGATGAGCCGGAAGATCACCACCGGGAGGGTGGGCCGGTCGGGCCGGGCGAGGAACGACGTCGCCCCGAACTCCCCGAGGGAGATGGCGAAGGCGAACCCGACCGCCAGGCCGAGGGAGCGCACGAGGAACGGCCCCTCGACGGTGGCCAGCACGCGGGCCGGGCCGGCGCCGAGCGTGGCCGCGGCCTCGCGCAGCCGCGGGTCGATCGCCCGCAGCACCGGCAGGACGGTGCGCACGACCATCGGCACGGCGACGACGGCCTGCGCGACGGGCACGAGGACGAGGGAGGAGCGCAGGTCCAGCGGGGGCCGGTCGAGGGTGATGAGGAAGCCGAACCCGACCGTGACGGCCGAGACCCCCAGCGGCAGCATGAACAGGGCGTCGAGGACGCCGACGGCGCGGCGTCCCGACCGCGAGCGCGGCCGACGGGAGACGACGAGGGCCACCAGGGTGCCGACGACGACGGCGAGGACGGTGGCGTCGACGGCCACGCGCACGGAGTTCGCGGTCGCCTCCCACACCGTGACGCTCAGCGTGCCGGGCCCGCCCGTGGTGCCGAGGTTGACGTAGTTCTCCAGGCCCCACCCCCCGCCGGGGGTGCGGAAGGACCGCACGAGGAGGCCGAGCAGCGGCAGCGCCAGGAGCCCGGCGACGACGACCGCGGTGACCCCGGCGGGCAGGAGGTCCGGCCCGGGCCGCCACCGCCCGCGAGGGTCCCGCTCGAGGACCCGGAGGGGGTGGGCCGCCGCCGCGGCGGCGCCCAGCCGCAGCGCACGCTCCTGGCCGGCGCGGGTGCGGGCGGCCACCCCCAGGGCGAGCGCGACGACGAGGAGCTGGACGACCGAGAGGACCGCGGCGGCCCGCAGGTCGAGGAACTGGGTGGTCTGGACCCAGATCTCGGTCTCGATCGTGCCGAACCTCAGACCGCCGAGGACGAGCACCACCCCGAACGCGGTCGCGCAGAACAGGAACACCACCGACGCCGCGGACGCGATCGCCGGGGCCAGGGCGGGCAGGGTGACCGTGCGCAGCGCCCGGGCCGGCGAGGCGCCCAGCGCTCGGGCGGCCTGCTCGGCGCGCGGGTCCAGACGCTCCCACATCCCCCCGACCGTGCGCACGACGACGGCGTAGTTGAAGAACACCAGGGCCAGGACGATCGCGGCGAAGGTGCCGTCGAGGCCGAGGAACCCCAGCGGGCCGCCCTCGGCGAGCAGCGACCGGAAGGCCACGCCGACGACGACGGTGGGCAGGACGAACGGGACGGTGACGAACGCCCGGAGCGCGGCGCGGCCGGGGAAGCGGGTGCGGTAGAGAAGGTAGGCGCCGGGGACGCCCAGGAGCAGGGAGCCGGCCGTGCCGAGCGCCGCCTGGGCGAGGGTGAGGCCGAGGATGCGCCACGTGCGGGGCCGGGAGAAGACCTCCGCGAACCCGCCGAGGTCGACCCCGCCGTCGGCGACGAAGCCCCGGCCCACCAGGGCCAGGACCGGCCAGGCGAAGAACACCGCGAGGAACGCCAGCGGCACGGCGGCCGCGAGCGCCCAGAGGGGTCCCGCCCAGGTCGGGCGCGTCGTCGTCACCTCAGCCGATCACGATCTCGGTCCAGGCGGCGATCCAGTCCTCGCGCTCGGCGGCGATCTGCTCGGCGGGCACGTCGTGCGGCTCCTCGGCCAGGGGTGCGTACGCGGCCCAGGCCTCGGGAAGCGCGACGTCGGTGTCGACGGGGTACATGAACATCTGGCCGGGGATGTCGGCCTGGACGTCGGCGGAGACGAGGAAGTCGACGAAGGCGCGCGCGCCCTCGACGTTCTGCGCCCCGGCGATGACCCCGGCGTGCTCGACCTGGCGGAAGCAGGTCTCGAGCAGGGCCCCGGTGCGCGGGTCGCCGCCGCCGGCGGTGACCTCCGCCGCCGGGGAGGACGCGTAGGACAGCACGAGCGGGCGCAGGCCCGCACCCTCCGAGCCGGAGAAGTCGACGTAGTACGCGTCGGACCAGCCCTCGACGACCTTGACGCCGTTGTCGGCCAGGTCGGCCCAGTAGTCCTGCCAGCCGTCCCCGAAGGCGCCGACGGTGGCGGCGAGGAAGGCCAGGCCCGGCGAGGACGTGGCGGGGTTGGTGACGACGAGGAGGTCGCGGTAGGCGGGGTCGGCGAGGTCCTCCAGCGTGACCGGCTCGGGCAGCCCGGCGTCGGCGAACCACTGGTGGTCGACGTTGACGCACACGTCGCCGACGTCGACCGGGGTGAGCGCCTCGTCGAGGACGTACTCCCCGGCCGAGTCCGGCAGGTCCGGCGAGGTGTAGGGCTCAAGGACCCCGGCGTCGACCGCGCGGGCCGCGAAGGTGTTGTCGATGCCGTAGACGACGTCGCCCAGCGGGGAGTCCTTCGTCAGGACGAGCTGGTTGACCAGCGCGCCGCCGTCGCCCGGGGCGACGAAGGTGAGGGTGTACCCCGTCTCGGCCTCGAACTGGGCGAGCAGGTCCTCGCTCAGCGCGAAGGAGTCGTGCGTGACGACGGTGACCTCCCCGCCGTCGCCTGCCTCGTCGTCCCCGCCGCCCCCGGTGAGGCTGCAGCCGGCGAGGGTCAGTGCCAGGGCGCCGAGCGCCGCGGCGGTGCGGGTGGGTGTAGTGCTCATCGGTCCTCCTCGGTCAAGGAGGGCCCGCGCCGCCCGCGGACGCCGGCGGCGCGGGGAGAAGCTCGACTTCCTTCGCCGGTGCTAGCCGGTGCAGGTTCGAGGGTCTGCGGCTGGCCGCACTCTCAGCGCCCCCGGTGGGCGCTCCCCTGTCGTTCGCGAAGGAGCCTAGCACCGCGCGGTCCGCGCCCGGCGGGGTGCCCGTGGGCACCGGCGCCCGGGACGCACCGGCAGCCCTCCGGGCCGGGACCGCTAGACCTTGTCCACCCGCTTCTCGACCGGCCCGCCGTAGAACTTGCTCGCCCCACGCATGGCGTAGTGGCGCATGAGCCCCAGGATCGCGCCGGAGACCACGGTGAAGGCGATGACCTCCCAGACCCGCACACCCGGGTCGTCCTCGTCCGTGGGCGGCTCGTGGCCGGTGACGAGCTTCCAGCCCACGTCCACGATCTTGTTGGTGGCCACGCCCGCCGCGAGCACCGCCCCGGTGCTGACGATCTTCCAGCCGATGTCCATGCGTCTCTCCCGTTCCTCGACGATGTCCCCGATCATGCCCGACCGGTGGCCTCGGCGCCGACCCGGGCGAGCCTCCTACCGGTCCACCACCCGCTCGTCCGCCTCCGCCTCCCGCGCGTCCTCGGTGCGCCGGCGGGACGCGCGCAGGTCCTCGGTGAGCTCGTCGACGACGAGGCCGGCGCCGTCGACCTTGCCCGTGCGGTACCCGGCGCGCCCGACCATGTGCGCCGAGATCGGCGCGGTGATGAGCTGGAAGGCCACGACGAGCACGAGCGTCCAGACCAGGACCGGCTCACGGACGGACAGGGCCACCCCGCCGAGCATGAGCACCAGGCCGAGGACCTGGGGCTTGGTGGCGGCGTGCATGCGTGAGAGGAGGTCCTTGAGGAAGTACACCGCGTAGGCCGCAACGAGCGTGAGGGCGCTGCCCAGGACCAGCAGGACCGCCCCGGCGACGTCGGCGCCGTTCTCCCAGGTCATCGCTCCTGCCTCCCGTCGTGCCCGACGTCGCCCTCGGGGGTCTCCTCGGCCGGCAGCGGCGCGGTGCCCTCGCCGCCCCCCGTGGCGTTGACCGTGCCGTCCTCGGTCATGTCGGCCCGGTCCGGCGCCGTCGGCGCCGTGGCGGTGGCGGCTGGCGCGTCAGGGTCGTGGACGGGG is a window from the Georgenia muralis genome containing:
- a CDS encoding VOC family protein, translated to MTSTIGAIAVDAHDPSLVARFWAAALGWEVVESSPEIVSIAPAGGGAGIDVIAVPEPKTVKNRLHLDLRADGTTRAAEVQRLLALGARRADVGQGPDVSWVVLADPEGNEFCVLSRSVQDVAAEERGETAQDAGDAGDGGVTDQG
- a CDS encoding bifunctional 3'-5' exonuclease/DNA polymerase, encoding MEVLLAADLGGTRLTVVPDGHGPVPVGGPAVLDAEGLPAAVRALERERPRWVWADTAATYPALLRAGVRVERCHDLRLCHAILRGAGALPSQESPWDGVAATGPDPDAATLFDDAAAAVGVEEVLAEHRRQQVALAGTDGCLRLLLAAESAGALVAAEMTHDGLPFDPARHDEMLTAVLGPRPGPGARPANLEALAGQVRELLGAPTLNPDSPTDLRHALRGAGLEVRTTRKHELAALDHPAVAPLLEYKRLARLLAANGWTWMEAWVAPPDAPGRRARFRPAYVPGGVVTGRWAARGGGALQLPHQVRGSVVADPGWRLVVADAAQLEPRVLAAMSRDEAMARASRAGDLYQALVDEGVAETRAGAKVAMLGALYGATTGEAGLLMPRLQRTYPRATRVVEEAARSGERGDVVRTWLGRTSPAPPPQWHRVQRRASEGDADDADRRRAGAVARDWGRFTRNFVVQGTAAEWALAWLAELRLRLRRIDGGAPHLVFFLHDEVVVHSPEAAADEVAAAVRAAATAAGRLLFGDFPVDFALDVTVVGSYDEAV
- a CDS encoding ABC transporter ATP-binding protein, coding for MVTAEDGGGDPVVTGKDGEGDPTGLRLRGVVVRYVATTAVDAVDLDVAAREVVALLGPSGSGKSSLLRAVAGLEPVAAGDITWAGQDVTGVPVHRRGFGLMFQEGQLFPHRTVAGNVGYGLDGLPRARRAERVAELLELVGLAGYGDRSVATLSGGQAQRVALARALAPAPALLLLDEPLSALDRGLRERLTGELHDILRATGTTALYVTHDHDEAFTVADRVAVMVDGRLVQVDRPARLWRRPVNQEVAGFLGYGPFLPGQVRGAVVRTGLGEVPLPAAAPGEAPGPAAPHGHVLVGLGPAALHVVTGEGWAGGDDVVVPVLATRFVRGRTEVDVALPGGERATAVTTATEVGAQVQVRMDPDGVAVVPQTASS
- a CDS encoding ABC transporter permease translates to MTTTRPTWAGPLWALAAAVPLAFLAVFFAWPVLALVGRGFVADGGVDLGGFAEVFSRPRTWRILGLTLAQAALGTAGSLLLGVPGAYLLYRTRFPGRAALRAFVTVPFVLPTVVVGVAFRSLLAEGGPLGFLGLDGTFAAIVLALVFFNYAVVVRTVGGMWERLDPRAEQAARALGASPARALRTVTLPALAPAIASAASVVFLFCATAFGVVLVLGGLRFGTIETEIWVQTTQFLDLRAAAVLSVVQLLVVALALGVAARTRAGQERALRLGAAAAAAHPLRVLERDPRGRWRPGPDLLPAGVTAVVVAGLLALPLLGLLVRSFRTPGGGWGLENYVNLGTTGGPGTLSVTVWEATANSVRVAVDATVLAVVVGTLVALVVSRRPRSRSGRRAVGVLDALFMLPLGVSAVTVGFGFLITLDRPPLDLRSSLVLVPVAQAVVAVPMVVRTVLPVLRAIDPRLREAAATLGAGPARVLATVEGPFLVRSLGLAVGFAFAISLGEFGATSFLARPDRPTLPVVIFRLIGRPGAESYGMAMAAAVVLAVLTASVMALAERLRTAEATPW
- a CDS encoding thiamine ABC transporter substrate-binding protein, encoding MSTTPTRTAAALGALALTLAGCSLTGGGGDDEAGDGGEVTVVTHDSFALSEDLLAQFEAETGYTLTFVAPGDGGALVNQLVLTKDSPLGDVVYGIDNTFAARAVDAGVLEPYTSPDLPDSAGEYVLDEALTPVDVGDVCVNVDHQWFADAGLPEPVTLEDLADPAYRDLLVVTNPATSSPGLAFLAATVGAFGDGWQDYWADLADNGVKVVEGWSDAYYVDFSGSEGAGLRPLVLSYASSPAAEVTAGGGDPRTGALLETCFRQVEHAGVIAGAQNVEGARAFVDFLVSADVQADIPGQMFMYPVDTDVALPEAWAAYAPLAEEPHDVPAEQIAAEREDWIAAWTEIVIG
- a CDS encoding DUF4235 domain-containing protein — encoded protein: MIGDIVEERERRMDIGWKIVSTGAVLAAGVATNKIVDVGWKLVTGHEPPTDEDDPGVRVWEVIAFTVVSGAILGLMRHYAMRGASKFYGGPVEKRVDKV
- the mnhG gene encoding monovalent cation/H(+) antiporter subunit G; this translates as MTWENGADVAGAVLLVLGSALTLVAAYAVYFLKDLLSRMHAATKPQVLGLVLMLGGVALSVREPVLVWTLVLVVAFQLITAPISAHMVGRAGYRTGKVDGAGLVVDELTEDLRASRRRTEDAREAEADERVVDR